From Brassica oleracea var. oleracea cultivar TO1000 chromosome C3, BOL, whole genome shotgun sequence, a single genomic window includes:
- the LOC106335900 gene encoding xylulose kinase has translation MADLSLPSDSLFLGFDSSTQSLKATVLDSSLNIVTTELVHFDTELPHYKTKDGVYRDPTVNGRIVSPTLMWVEALDLILHKLSAANFDFKKVIAVSGSGQQHGSVYWRNGSSQILKSLDPNSSLKDQLQNAFSFEESPIWMDSSTTVQCREIESAVGGGMVLSEITGSRAYERYTGPQIRKLFTTEADLYASTERISLVSSFMASLLIGDYASIDETDGAGMNLMDIKKRCWSKEALQATATGLEEKLGKLAPAYATAGSISQYFVHRYGFEKNCVVVQWSGDNPNSLAGLTLSTPGDLAISLGTSDTVFGITKEHQPSLEGHVFPNPVDPESYMVMLVYKNASLTREEIRDHCAEGSWDVFNKYLEQTQPLNDGKLGFYYTENEILPPLPVGSHRYILDNFSGESLEGVKEREVKDFDPPSEVRALIEGQFLSKRAHAERFGMPSPPIRIIATGGASANDNILSLISSIFGCDVYTVQRPDSASLGAALRAAHGWLCNRKGSFVPISCLYEGKLEKTSLNCKLKVKAGHGNVASTYGLLMKKRMEIERKLVEKLGHF, from the exons ATGGCGGATCTCTCTCTTCCTTCAGATTCTCTCTTCCTCGGATTCGACAGCTCTACCCA GTCGTTGAAAGCAACTGTGTTGGACTCAAGCCTCAACATCGTAACGACCGAACTCGTTCATTTCGATACCGAGCTTCCCCATTACAAAACCAAAGATGGCGTTTACAGAGATCCCACCGTCAACGGCAGAATCGTCTCCCCTACGCTCATGTGGGTGGAGGCACTCGATCTCATCCTCCACAAGCTCTCCGCTGCCAATTTCGATTTCAAGAAAGTCATCGCCGTTTCCGGAAGCGGCCAGCAGCACGGCAGCGTCTACTGGCGAAACGGCAGCTCCCAGATTCTGAAATCTTTGGATCCCAACAGTTCCTTGAAGGACCAGCTCCAGAACGCGTTCTCTTTCGAGGAGTCTCCGATATGGATGGATAGCAGCACCACGGTGCAGTGCAGAGAGATCGAGAGTGCTGTGGGAGGGGGCATGGTGTTGTCTGAGATCACTGGCTCCCGTGCTTACGAGCGCTACACTGGCCCTCAGATACGCAAGCTTTTCACCACCGAGGCTGATTTGTATGCGAGCACTGAGAGGATATCGCTTGTTAGCTCGTTCATGGCGTCTTTGTTGATTGGAGATTATGCTTCGATTGATGAAACTGATGGCGCTGGGATGAATTTGATGGATATTAAGAAACGTTGTTGGTCTAAGGAAGCGTTACAGGCTACAGCTACGGGTTTGGAGGAAAAGCTTGGGAAGTTAGCACCAGCTTATGCTACTGCTGGTTCCATTTCTCAGTATTTTGTTCACAG ATACGGTTTTGAAAAGAACTGTGTGGTTGTTCAGTGGTCAGGAGACAATCCTAATAGTTTGGCAG GTCTAACTCTTAGTACTCCTGGAGATCTTGCGATTAGTCTTGGGACCAGTGACACG GTATTTGGGATTACCAAAGAACATCAACCCAGTCTTGAGGGCCATGTGTTTCCTAATCCCGTGGATCCAGAGAGTTACATGGTAATGTTGGTTTACAAAAATGCTTCTCTCACCCGTGAAG AGATTCGTGACCATTGCGCTGAGGGATCTTGGGATGTTTTTAACAAGTATTTGGAACAAACACAGCCACTAAATG ACGGGAAACTGGGCTTTTACTACACTGAAAATGAAATCCTTCCCCCACTTCCCG TTGGCTCTCATCGCTACATTCTTGATAACTTCTCTGGTGAGTCTCTTGAGGGTGTTAAGGAACGTGAGGTCAAAGACTTCGACCCTCCCTCAGAGGTTAGGGCATTGATTGAAGGTCAGTTTCTCTCAAAGCGAGCTCATGCTGAGAGATTTGGTATGCCTTCCCCTCCCATCCGAATTATAGCCACTGGTGGTGCTTCAGCTAACGATAATATTCTCAGTCTCATCTCTTCAATCTTTGGATGTGATGTCTATACTGTCCAAAGACCTG ATTCAGCATCACTTGGAGCTGCACTGAGAGCTGCTCATGGCTGGCTCTGCAACAGAAAAGGAAGCTTTGTGCCCATCTCTTGTCTCTACGAGGGGAAATTGGAGAAGACGTCCCTAAATTGCAAGCTCAAGGTAAAAGCAGGACACGGTAATGTGGCTTCCACCTACGGGTTGCTGATGAAGAAGAGGATGGAAATAGAGAGGAAGCTTGTGGAGAAGTTAGGACACTTCTGA
- the LOC106335957 gene encoding beta-glucosidase BoGH3B yields MVGKEEPCVYQTPDAPVEARVQDLLSRMTLPEKIGQMTQIERTVASPAAFRDFFIGSVLNAGGSAPFEDAKSSDWADMIDGFQRSALASRLGIPIIYGTDAVHGNNNVYGATVFCHNIALGATRDADLVRRIGAATALEARASGVHWAFAPCVAVLGDPRWGRSYECYGEDPGLVSEMTSLVSGLQGEPPVEHPNGYPFVAGSNKVVACAKHFVGDGGTDKGVNEGNTIASYEDLEKIHIPPYLKCLAQGVSTVMASYSSWNGSNVHSNYFLLTEVLKEKLGFKGFIVSDWEGLDRLSDPWGSNYRNCVQTAVNAGIDMVMVPFKYEQFIQDMTDLVESGEIPMARVNDAVERILRVKFVAGLFEHPLSDRSLLGTVGCKEHRELGREAVRKSLVLLKNGKHADKPFLPLDRNAKRILVTGTHADDLGYQCGGWTKTWFGLSGRITIGTTLLDALKAAVGDNTEVVYEKTPSKETLALNEGFSYAIVAVGESPYAETKGDSSELIIPFNGSDIVTTVAERIPTLVMLISGRPVVLEPTVLEKTESLVAAWLPGTEGQGMADVIFGDYDFEGKLPVSWFKTVEHLPLNARTNSYDPLFPLGFGLSSKPV; encoded by the exons ATGGTTGGAAAGGAAGAACCATGCGTTTACCAGACCCCAGACGCGCCAGTGGAGGCGCGTGTGCAAGACCTTCTATCTCGCATGACTCTGCCGGAGAAGATCGGCCAGATGACTCAAATTGAACGTACTGTCGCTTCTCCAGCCGCCTTTAGAGATTTCTTCATCG GCAGTGTACTGAACGCCGGAGGGAGTGCGCCGTTTGAGGATGCTAAGTCGTCGGATTGGGCGGATATGATAGATGGCTTTCAGCGATCAGCGTTAGCGTCGCGTTTGGGAATCCCTATAATCTATGGCACAGACGCCGTTCACGGCAACAACAATGTCTACGGCGCCACCGTCTTCTGCCACAACATCGCCCTCGGAGCCACCAG AGACGCGGATTTGGTCAGAAGAATTGGAGCTGCAACAGCACTTGAAGCTAGGGCGAGCGGAGTTCACTGGGCGTTTGCTCCCTGCGTGGCC GTATTGGGAGATCCGAGATGGGGACGAAGCTATGAGTGTTATGGAGAAGACCCTGGACTTGTCTCTGAGATGACTTCGCTGGTCTCTGGACTACAAGGCGAACCACCCGTTGAACACCCAAATGGTTACCCTTTTGTTGCAGGAAG CAACAAGGTCGTCGCATGCGCCAAACACTTTGTTGGAGATGGTGGTACGGACAAGGGGGTAAACGAAGGGAACACCATTGCATCATATGAAGACTTGGAGAAGATACATATTCCTCCATATCTTAAGTGTCTTGCTCAGGGTGTCTCCACGGTTATGGCATCTTACTCCAGCTGGAACGGAAGTAACGTTCACTCCAATTACTTCCTCTTAACAGAAGTTCTCAAGGAAAAACTCGGTTTCAAG GGATTTATAGTTTCAGACTGGGAAGGTTTGGACCGGCTTAGTGACCCGTGGGGATCGAACTACCGCAACTGCGTTCAAACTGCGGTTAATGCTGGAATTGACATG GTGATGGTACCATTTAAGTATGAACAGTTCATACAAGACATGACGGACCTGGTGGAGTCGGGGGAAATACCAATGGCTCGGGTCAATGACGCTGTTGAAAGAATACTCAGAGTGAAGTTTGTGGCTGGTCTCTTCGAACATCCTTTGTCGGACAGATCTTTGTTGGGAACTGTTGGCTGCAAG GAACATAGAGAATTGGGGCGTGAAGCAGTTAGAAAGTCGTTAGTGTTGCTAAAGAACGGGAAACATGCTGATAAACCGTTTCTGCCACTAGATCGCAACGCCAAGAGAATTCTAGTCACTGGAACGCATGCAGATGATCTTGGGTATCAGTGTGGTGGGTGGACAAAGACATGGTTCGGTCTAAGTGGCAGGATCACTATCG GCACGACGCTTTTGGATGCCTTAAAAGCAGCAGTTGGAGACAATACCGAAGTGGTCTACGAGAAAACTCCATCAAAGGAAACCTTAGCCTTGAATGAAGGATTCTCTTACGCCATTGTTGCAGTGGGGGAATCACCCTATGCAGAGACTAAAGGAGACAGCTCGGAACTCATTATACCATTTAACGGTAGCGATATTGTAACCACGGTGGCAGAGAGAATCCCGACTCTGGTGATGTTGATCTCAGGACGACCTGTGGTCTTGGAGCCGACAGTTCTTGAAAAGACGGAGTCTCTAGTAGCTGCTTGGCTGCCTGGAACAGAAGGACAAGGAATGGCTGACGTCATTTTTGGAGATTATGACTTCGAGGGGAAGTTACCAGTGAGCTGGTTCAAAACAGTTGAGCATTTGCCGCTAAACGCTCGTACCAATTCGTATGACCCATTGTTCCCTCTTGGTTTCGGTCTCAGTTCAAAACCAGTGTAA